The Pseudomonas fluorescens genome includes a window with the following:
- a CDS encoding OprD family porin, which produces MTASAEGFVDDAKATLTLRNAYFNRNFTNPNAAQGKAEEWTQNFILDAKSGFTQGVVGFGVDVLGLYSVKLDGGRGTAGTQLLPVHDDGRPADDFGRLGVALKAKVSKTELKVGEWMPVLPILRSDDGRSLPQTFRGGQVTSTEISGLTLYGGQFRANSPRNDASMEDMSMNGRGAFTSDRFNFGGGEYAFNEKRTQVGVWYAELSDIYQQQYFNLTHSQPIGDWTLGANLGYFTGKENGSALAGDLDNKTAFAMLSAKYGGNTFYVGLQKVGGDDAWMRVNGTSGGTLANDSYNSSYDNAKEKSWQLRHDFNFAAVGVPGLTLMNRYISGDNVHTATVDDGKEWGRETELAYTVQSGALKSLNVKWRNASIRRDYSTNEFDENRIFISYPLSLL; this is translated from the coding sequence ATGACCGCCAGCGCCGAAGGCTTCGTCGATGACGCCAAGGCTACGCTGACCCTGCGCAACGCCTATTTCAACCGCAACTTCACCAACCCGAACGCCGCCCAGGGCAAAGCCGAGGAATGGACCCAGAACTTCATCCTCGACGCCAAGTCCGGTTTCACCCAGGGTGTGGTCGGTTTCGGCGTGGACGTGCTGGGCCTGTACTCAGTCAAGCTCGACGGCGGCCGTGGCACGGCAGGTACGCAATTGCTGCCGGTGCATGACGACGGTCGCCCCGCCGATGACTTCGGTCGCTTGGGTGTCGCCCTGAAAGCCAAGGTATCGAAGACCGAATTGAAAGTCGGCGAATGGATGCCGGTGCTGCCGATCCTGCGCTCCGACGACGGTCGCTCCCTGCCGCAAACCTTCCGTGGCGGCCAGGTGACCTCCACCGAAATCAGCGGCCTGACGCTGTACGGCGGCCAGTTCCGCGCCAACAGCCCGCGCAACGACGCGAGCATGGAAGACATGTCGATGAATGGCCGCGGCGCGTTCACCTCCGACCGTTTCAACTTCGGCGGCGGTGAATACGCCTTCAACGAAAAACGCACCCAGGTCGGCGTGTGGTACGCGGAACTGTCCGACATCTACCAGCAACAATATTTCAACCTGACCCACAGCCAGCCCATCGGCGACTGGACCCTGGGCGCCAACCTCGGCTACTTCACCGGCAAGGAAAACGGCAGTGCGTTGGCCGGCGACCTGGACAACAAAACCGCGTTCGCCATGCTCTCGGCCAAGTATGGCGGCAACACCTTTTATGTCGGCCTGCAGAAAGTCGGCGGCGATGATGCCTGGATGCGCGTCAACGGCACCAGCGGCGGCACCCTGGCCAACGACAGCTACAACTCCAGCTACGACAACGCCAAGGAAAAATCCTGGCAACTGCGCCACGACTTCAACTTCGCCGCCGTCGGCGTGCCGGGCCTGACCCTGATGAACCGCTACATCAGCGGCGACAACGTGCACACCGCCACGGTCGACGACGGCAAGGAATGGGGTCGCGAAACCGAACTGGCCTACACCGTACAGAGCGGTGCGCTGAAGAGCCTCAACGTGAAATGGCGTAACGCATCGATTCGTCGGGACTACAGCACCAACGAATTTGACGAGAACCGCATTTTCATCAGCTACCCGCTTTCGCTTCTGTAA
- a CDS encoding DUF6124 family protein, which produces MFKVTPNPPDTDPTPPRKKTKKLDEAAERVLDYYLNPKPDKPEAEAAPGQLFTVIKDVDTESLLANLSETLASANVMVSDLAFDLDGSRRHFALGIQQLIELGTLLANRALDNVEAR; this is translated from the coding sequence ATGTTCAAAGTAACCCCCAACCCACCGGACACCGACCCGACTCCACCACGCAAAAAAACCAAGAAACTCGACGAAGCCGCCGAACGCGTACTCGACTATTACCTGAACCCCAAGCCGGACAAGCCCGAAGCCGAGGCTGCGCCCGGCCAACTCTTCACCGTCATCAAGGACGTCGACACCGAAAGCCTGCTCGCCAACCTCAGCGAAACCCTGGCCTCGGCCAATGTCATGGTCAGCGACCTGGCTTTCGACCTGGATGGTTCACGCCGGCATTTTGCCCTGGGCATCCAACAACTGATTGAACTGGGCACCTTATTGGCGAACCGCGCGCTGGATAACGTCGAAGCACGCTAG
- a CDS encoding TetR/AcrR family transcriptional regulator — protein MGNHKIEIRRSNVEKILLAAEKVFAEKGFGSTAMADIAAEVQLPRSNLHYYFSTKSELYSAVLFDLLEVWKQDALCFEMFDDPRVVLSSYIRAKMNHSRSRPYGSKVWANEVIHGAPTLGEALDASLYDWAKMKEAKIRQWVEDKRILPIEPSSLLYMIWASTQHYADFDHQINILNDHQPLSDMQFERAVQTVTSVILRGIGLEP, from the coding sequence ATGGGCAATCACAAGATCGAGATTCGTCGAAGTAACGTCGAGAAAATCCTGCTGGCCGCCGAGAAGGTCTTTGCCGAAAAAGGCTTCGGCAGCACCGCCATGGCCGACATCGCCGCCGAAGTGCAATTGCCCCGTTCCAACCTGCACTATTACTTCAGCACCAAGAGCGAACTCTACAGCGCCGTGCTGTTCGACCTGCTGGAGGTCTGGAAGCAGGACGCCTTGTGCTTCGAAATGTTCGACGACCCCCGGGTGGTGCTCAGCAGTTACATCCGCGCCAAGATGAACCACTCCCGTAGCCGCCCCTACGGCTCGAAAGTCTGGGCCAACGAAGTCATCCACGGCGCCCCGACCCTGGGCGAGGCCCTGGATGCCAGCCTTTACGACTGGGCCAAGATGAAGGAAGCGAAAATCCGCCAATGGGTGGAAGACAAACGCATCCTCCCGATAGAACCCTCAAGCCTGCTCTACATGATCTGGGCCTCGACTCAGCACTACGCCGACTTCGACCACCAGATCAACATCCTCAACGACCACCAGCCGCTGTCGGACATGCAGTTCGAACGGGCGGTGCAGACGGTGACCAGTGTAATTTTGCGGGGGATTGGGTTGGAGCCGTAG